GCGGCAAAGTCAGAGCGACACTCTCTCTACTTTGTTTGTTCGTCAGGCCAGGACGCCCGCCAAACCCGACATGGATAACTCCATTATTGACGATGGAAAGTAGAAATCTGACCCCGGGGGCACTAGCAGACGACACTATCCACATTGTCTTCACACACCGAGAATATGACAAAATAACATGCATTCTTAATTCACCTATCGTCCCCAGTACACACCATCAGAAAACATCTTCGATCTTCTAAGGCGTGGATGCATTAGGGGTGCGTATAAAAATAATCATACTCCTTCCGATACATAAAAAGTTTCCcacatttagtacaaaatatgtactccctccgtcgaacaaaggatgtttcaactttgattaaatttgaatgcatctatacactaagtcatgtctagatacatttaaattttgacaaacttgagacatcttttgttggacggagggagtactaattttagtacaaaatgtgtgacactttttatgaatggGGGGAGTATCTCCTAGACTCTTTTGATTCAAATGAGTTAATCCTTCAGAATTTTTTCTATGTAGGCTTATTTCATTCGTAGGATTAGATTTTAGTGGAAATTTGCCTATGGTTCACTTTGCACTGCAGTGATGCAAACCAGATTCCGCGAAAACccacttctagttcatttttcaaatcttcaattcaaattttgagcaaaaatTTGGATAAAAGACTTGAGAATTGAACTAAAAGTTGACCATCAAtgggatcccgtttgcatcTCTACTGCTCTCAATTCCAAAGTAAATTTTCCATCTAAATCTAATCACTTGAAAAAATTCCTTTGTTTCCATGATAACTATACCAATGCACGTAAtgtttttctctgtttttcCTCTAATGCTAGATTGagtctgtttttcctttaatGTTTTTCCAACTCGATTAGTTTATTCAGGTGGTTTCTTCCTGTAGAAAACAACATATCATGACATTTCAATCTTGTGTTTGCTATTTCAGGGCTCATTCACTCTACATGCGTTTTAGATGATTTTTCTACAAGATTTCAACTCTTACACCTTGTTTGGCACATGTGGGTTTCTTACGTTTTCTATTTCTACTCTACAATCTTAAAATCATGTTCTCCTTCTGACCTTTgttctcaaatttatctaaatacggatgtatctatgtttaaaaaatgtctatatatatttataataTTTCAGTaactaatatgaatcggagcaACTAACTCGAACGAGCCCTCGGTGTTTGAATATTTAAATACTCCTGAATGCAAGTATAGTTCTGCACTCCTACTGCAGCTTGCTACCACGAAACTAAAcatttctctttctgcagcccCCGACTCGATCTAGCCGCAGTCCATGTCGTTCTTTTCGCCCTGGCGTGTGCAAGAGTCGAACCCATAGTGTGAACAATTGAGTTAGGCACGagccggagaggaggagaaaggaCAAATTATTGCTCAGATTAATCATCACCTCGATCGTTGCGGCGCAATACCGTTATATAACGACGGAATacgggcccacacgtcagtgTAAAGCGAGCTGCTTGCCGCTTTCTCCCTCTTGCGtgacgccgtcgccgtccagaGCCATCTGGCCACCGGGCTCCCAGCCCCCCACAGATGTGCCCCCTGCATGCGCGCCATGTATCAGCCTCTGATACGTCAGGCCAGGAACCATCCTCAGCCGTCAGTTCGTCCATCTCGACGGCTGCGATCGCGCTGCCGCCACTTATAAATAGCACCGATGCACGCGCGAGAAAGTCCGTTTTACCTtgctggggggggggggttttACTTACATGAGCGCGGGAATGGAggcggagctggaggcggcTCAGCGGCGCTTCCGGCTCTGGTTCCGCGGGCTGCGTTCCCTGCGGCGGGACCTCCGGTCGGCCCGCTGGGCCGGCGACGACCCGGCCCAGCTGGGGAAGCTGGCGGGCGGCTTCGTGGCCCACTTCTCCGACTACTGCGCCGCGCGGGCCGAGCTGGACCCGGTCCTGCTGCTGTCGGCGCCCTGGGCGAGCCCCGCGGAGCGTGGCGCCGCCTACTGGCTGGCCGGGTGGCGGCCGACCACGGTGGTCCACCTGCTGTACACCGAGTCCAGCCGCCGGTTCGAGGCGCAGCTCCCTGACCTGCTCCTGGGCGTGCGGTCGGGCAACCTGGGCGACCTCAGCCCGGCCCAGCTGGCCCAGATCGACGAGCTCcagcgccgcgccgtcgccgaggaagacgcgCTCTCAAGGGAGATGGCGCGGCTGCAGGAGGGCCACGGCGTCGTTGGCGGAGACGGGGATCTGGACGTGGAGGGGATCGTGAGGCGCGCCGGGGCCGTGGTGGCAGGGGCCGACGCGCTGCGGCTGCGCACCTTGAAGCGCGCCGTGGAGATCCTCGAGCCGGCGCAGGCCGCCGAGCTGCTCGTCGCCATGGCCGACATGGAGATCGGCTTCCGGGAGTTCGGGCTAAagcacggcgacggcggtggcgagccGAGCCGCGGCGCGTAGGCATAGGCGTGGCGCGGTCCAGAGAGCAGATCCTCATCCGCATCGGCGGCTCGGCccagtttttttcttccaagtGTTTGCGCTGGTTTGACTGGGACAGAAAGACTGCTCACTGTTGTAATCTTGTTGCCGTGACGATTGTCTTTGCCGAACTGTCTCGCGGTGGGTGCTGCGTCGTAGCTGGACcgtgtgcgtgtgcgtgtgcgtgCGCGTGCGCCTGCTGGGATGTCGTGTGAGAAAGCAATAAAATGCAAGGAATGCATGCTTGGTTTCGTTGAGAagtcatattttgttttcgagcAAGCGGTTTTTTTAACATCTTTTCCGATAAATTGGCTGTTTGTCTGTTCACTACAGAAGACCCGTCCTTTtaaaaacggttttgctattaaTAAATCCATGTTTTAGTTAGAGTAGTCATAGGATTTTAATCCAATGATAGCAAGTGAGAGATGAGAGAACGAGGATGACTCTCAGATCTCCAGCAGTTATGAAACGTCGACTGATATTTAAGgttcattttttaaaaacttgcgacttagaaatagccaTACCCATTTAAAAAACGTGTTAAATCTTATTAAAATAAGATTCTGATCGATAACTTATTTTTAATAGGTATTGCTACGGAAAAGTTGTTTTTCTAGTTAAAGATAAGTTGAAACACCAACTGTCATATCTTGATCCAACGGCGGCACATTGAAGATGGGGTGTAGCTGCTAGCTTCGGCATTGAAGATGGCGTCATGGTAGGGAGAAGCTATCAAGTTATCCGAGATAGAGGAGGCACTGATGGAACACATCCGCTTGCTAGGCTTGTAATCGGACAAATAATTCAAACAGCTTTGCTATTCATAAGACAAttgagaaataattattttcaagCCGACGCTAACAATCGTTTAATCCAATCTCTGATATGTGTGAGATCTATACAAGTGTTGTTGACTGAAAATAACTGCTTCCTCCGCGCCTGGATACTCGTCGTGGTCCGGAAATCCAACCAGTTGTTCGTTCGAGCCAGATCCAAACGACACCGGACAGACAACCACGGGCGGTTCTACCGTGCCGCACGGTCACGCGCCCAATTAACCGGCCACACGGCCAAGCGAATCCAGGATTAAAAATAGGAATCGCGTACAATTACCGGCCACCCAGCCAGGCAGCCCGCAACGATAAACCAGCAGTCTCCCGCTCCATGTTTGGGAGCCATGCCCAACTACAAACCCAACGTTTCCAAgctggccgccgcgccccgcgACATCCACACGGCAGATTaacccttcttctcctttccttccttcctccctctccgcgcgcgcgcgacCTCCCGCAGACCCGCCTCCGCGAATC
The Brachypodium distachyon strain Bd21 chromosome 2, Brachypodium_distachyon_v3.0, whole genome shotgun sequence genome window above contains:
- the LOC104582592 gene encoding transcription factor LG2, with the translated sequence MSAGMEAELEAAQRRFRLWFRGLRSLRRDLRSARWAGDDPAQLGKLAGGFVAHFSDYCAARAELDPVLLLSAPWASPAERGAAYWLAGWRPTTVVHLLYTESSRRFEAQLPDLLLGVRSGNLGDLSPAQLAQIDELQRRAVAEEDALSREMARLQEGHGVVGGDGDLDVEGIVRRAGAVVAGADALRLRTLKRAVEILEPAQAAELLVAMADMEIGFREFGLKHGDGGGEPSRGA